One window of Pirellulales bacterium genomic DNA carries:
- the mutL gene encoding DNA mismatch repair endonuclease MutL, whose protein sequence is MATIRQLPQSVINKIAAGEVVERPASVVKELVENSLDAGAKRIEVAVAQGGMDLVRIVDDGLGIPAEQLPLAVASHATSKLVSADDLFRVNTLGFRGEALASIAEVSHFTLRSRTADATAGAELEVIAGNHRPVVPCGCPTGTVIEVRNLFVNTPVRRKFLRSTQTEMGHVTEAFTRLALASPHVHFVLRHNDRMVYDLPPSQDWRERIGSFFGPELRDNLIWIESVDDPIRLAGYVAHPSQSRTSTRMQYLFLNGRYVRDRALQHALAESYRGLLLTGRYPISFLCFDMPADMVDVNVHPTKLEVRFQDGGRLYSQLLGTIRTKFLTSDLTHAVAADRIAQPSANFAANPAAQTTFETNGGAPQSPAGSAFVDWAKSELSARQPLSAPDALPTSVPARPTSSLMDGPPLELVPLERHWEPAGAHEEPLPNDSTAAHDAGMRFDLHTADNRTPAWNLRPHGPGFAAEQAIGSYAAPATQAVQIHNRYLVTESAEGVLVIDQHALHERVLYEQFRTKVLAGALETQSLLVPEPVDLSPAEAAAALEHSELLAQLGIRIEPFGGGTVLVSSYPAMLKAANPAALLRDMVELLVSGARAPERRDLLDELLHMMSCKAAVKAGDSLTPAEIEALLAQRHLAQDTHHCPHGRPTALVFTREDLDRQFMRT, encoded by the coding sequence ATGGCCACGATTCGACAATTGCCGCAAAGCGTGATCAACAAGATCGCCGCCGGCGAGGTCGTCGAGCGGCCAGCCAGCGTGGTCAAGGAGTTGGTTGAAAACTCGCTCGACGCCGGCGCCAAGCGCATCGAGGTGGCCGTCGCCCAAGGGGGCATGGACCTGGTCCGTATCGTCGACGACGGCCTAGGCATACCGGCCGAGCAGTTGCCGCTGGCCGTCGCCAGCCACGCCACCAGCAAGCTCGTTTCGGCCGATGATCTGTTTCGCGTCAATACACTCGGCTTTCGTGGCGAGGCGCTCGCGTCCATCGCCGAAGTCAGCCATTTCACGCTCCGCAGCCGCACCGCAGATGCCACGGCAGGCGCTGAGTTGGAAGTCATTGCCGGCAACCATCGTCCGGTCGTCCCCTGCGGTTGTCCGACCGGCACCGTGATCGAAGTGCGCAATTTGTTCGTCAACACGCCGGTGCGACGCAAGTTCCTCCGCTCGACGCAGACCGAGATGGGACACGTCACCGAGGCCTTCACCCGCCTGGCCCTGGCCAGTCCGCACGTCCACTTCGTGCTGCGGCACAACGATCGCATGGTCTATGACTTGCCTCCCAGTCAGGACTGGCGCGAGCGCATCGGCTCGTTCTTCGGGCCTGAGCTGCGTGATAATCTGATCTGGATTGAAAGCGTCGACGATCCGATCCGCCTGGCCGGCTATGTGGCCCATCCCAGCCAAAGCCGTACCAGCACGCGGATGCAGTATCTGTTTCTGAACGGCCGCTACGTCCGCGATCGGGCCTTGCAACATGCCCTGGCCGAATCGTATCGCGGGCTGCTGCTGACCGGGCGCTATCCGATTTCTTTCCTGTGCTTCGACATGCCGGCCGATATGGTCGACGTCAACGTCCATCCCACCAAACTGGAAGTCCGCTTTCAGGACGGCGGTCGTCTCTACAGCCAACTGCTGGGCACGATCCGCACCAAGTTCCTGACGAGCGATCTGACGCACGCCGTCGCGGCAGACCGCATCGCGCAGCCAAGCGCGAATTTCGCAGCCAATCCCGCAGCGCAAACAACCTTCGAAACAAACGGCGGCGCGCCGCAATCCCCGGCCGGCAGCGCCTTCGTCGATTGGGCGAAAAGCGAATTGTCAGCCCGGCAGCCACTATCGGCGCCGGACGCTCTGCCGACCTCCGTCCCGGCACGTCCCACAAGCTCGCTCATGGACGGTCCCCCTCTGGAACTCGTTCCGCTCGAGCGGCATTGGGAACCGGCAGGCGCGCACGAAGAACCTTTGCCGAATGATTCCACGGCCGCGCACGACGCGGGCATGCGCTTCGATCTCCACACTGCTGACAATCGGACTCCGGCCTGGAACCTGCGTCCGCATGGACCAGGATTCGCCGCAGAGCAGGCTATCGGTTCCTACGCCGCCCCCGCGACGCAGGCCGTGCAAATTCATAACCGTTACCTGGTCACCGAGAGCGCCGAAGGGGTGTTGGTCATCGACCAGCATGCCCTGCACGAGCGCGTGCTGTACGAACAATTTCGCACGAAGGTGTTGGCCGGCGCACTCGAGACGCAAAGCCTGCTCGTGCCTGAACCGGTCGATCTCAGCCCGGCCGAGGCCGCCGCGGCGCTGGAGCACAGCGAACTATTGGCGCAGCTCGGCATTCGTATCGAGCCGTTTGGTGGCGGCACCGTGCTGGTGTCGAGCTACCCGGCAATGCTCAAGGCAGCCAACCCCGCTGCCCTACTGCGCGACATGGTCGAGTTGCTGGTCAGCGGTGCGCGAGCGCCCGAGCGGCGCGATCTGCTGGACGAGCTATTGCACATGATGTCGTGCAAGGCCGCGGTGAAGGCGGGCGATTCGCTCACGCCGGCCGAAATCGAAGCGCTCTTGGCCCAGCGCCACTTGGCCCAAGATACGCACCACTGCCCACACGGTCGCCCCACGGCCCTGGTCTTCACGCGCGAGGACCTGGACCGGCAGTTCATGCGCACCTGA
- a CDS encoding sigma-54 dependent transcriptional regulator, with amino-acid sequence MVTAKPLETADSPALPIRVLIVDNDAAHAAAMAESLERVGYDCTVTTSGADGAAQLEENVFDIVITDLVMTDIDGLEILKRAKESQPEAEVILVTGHGTVPSAVSAMQQGAYSYLLKPLDLGQLRAVTENAAANLRLRRTNAELQRRLDEKYGFEGVVGSSPKMNDVIQLLKRIAPTNASVLIQGETGTGKELVAQSIHQNSPRKNKAFVALNCAALSENILESELFGHVKGAFTDASTDRIGKFEYAHGGTLFLDEVGDMPMATQIKLLRVLENGEITRVGSNDPVKVNVRILSATNRNLEKQITAGTFRSDLYHRLKVVTVVLPRLVERSQDIPLLIEHFIRQFAKRHEKPIKSMSTAARRRLMAYDWPGNVRQLRNVVESMVVVDYDGVLDVDDLPVELSAPAEGAPEAVAGDNLGSLVGKPLTDLERLFIGETLKLTGGNREEAAEMLGIGERTLYRKIKEYDL; translated from the coding sequence ATGGTTACAGCCAAGCCCCTTGAGACGGCCGACTCGCCGGCGCTACCGATCCGCGTGCTGATCGTGGACAACGATGCTGCGCACGCCGCAGCCATGGCAGAAAGCCTGGAACGGGTCGGCTACGACTGCACCGTCACCACCAGCGGCGCAGACGGGGCCGCACAGCTCGAAGAAAATGTCTTCGACATCGTCATCACCGATCTGGTGATGACCGACATCGACGGGCTGGAAATTCTCAAACGAGCCAAAGAGAGCCAGCCCGAGGCCGAGGTGATTCTGGTCACCGGGCACGGCACCGTGCCTTCGGCCGTGTCCGCAATGCAGCAAGGGGCCTACAGCTACTTGCTGAAGCCGCTCGACCTGGGGCAATTGCGGGCCGTCACCGAAAACGCCGCGGCCAACCTGCGCTTGCGGCGCACCAATGCCGAACTGCAGCGCCGGCTGGACGAGAAATATGGCTTCGAAGGCGTAGTCGGCTCCAGCCCCAAGATGAACGACGTGATCCAACTGCTCAAGCGGATCGCGCCGACCAACGCCAGCGTGCTAATTCAGGGAGAGACGGGTACCGGCAAGGAACTCGTCGCGCAATCGATCCACCAGAACAGCCCTCGCAAGAACAAAGCCTTCGTGGCGCTGAATTGCGCGGCCCTCAGCGAGAACATTCTCGAAAGCGAACTGTTCGGCCACGTGAAGGGAGCCTTCACGGACGCTTCGACCGATCGCATCGGAAAATTCGAGTACGCGCACGGCGGCACGCTGTTCCTGGACGAAGTCGGCGATATGCCGATGGCCACGCAGATTAAGTTGTTGCGCGTGTTGGAAAACGGCGAGATTACGCGTGTCGGGTCGAACGATCCCGTGAAGGTCAATGTCCGTATCTTGTCCGCCACGAACCGCAACCTGGAAAAGCAGATCACGGCCGGCACGTTCCGCAGCGACCTGTACCACCGCTTGAAAGTCGTCACTGTTGTGTTGCCCCGGCTGGTCGAACGCAGCCAGGATATTCCGCTCTTGATCGAGCACTTCATTCGGCAGTTCGCCAAGCGTCACGAGAAACCGATCAAGAGCATGTCGACCGCCGCGCGGCGCCGGCTGATGGCCTACGACTGGCCAGGCAACGTGCGGCAACTGCGCAACGTCGTGGAAAGCATGGTGGTCGTCGACTACGATGGCGTGCTCGATGTCGATGACTTACCGGTCGAGCTTTCCGCTCCCGCCGAAGGTGCGCCCGAAGCCGTAGCCGGCGACAATCTCGGCAGCCTGGTGGGCAAGCCGCTGACGGATCTCGAACGGCTGTTCATCGGCGAGACGCTGAAGCTGACCGGCGGCAACCGCGAAGAGGCCGCCGAAATGTTGGGGATCGGCGAGCGGACACTGTATCGCAAGATCAAAGAATACGACCTGTAG
- a CDS encoding ATP-binding protein, producing the protein MNRATPPSADDVNQKLVDQYTEIAQLAGGLAHEIKNPLSTIGLNVELLAEDLGGDDSPKARRALAKIAVVQRECQRLQDLLNDFLAFARVRKPRLESSDLNEEVRRLLNFFRPKAAETKIEVVTYLQSDLPGVLLDRETFQSALLNLVLNAQQAMPKGGQLVINTEATSRGVALHLIDTGSGMDERTRSKIFNAFYTTKSGGSGLGLSISRKIVEAHGGKIRVESELGRGTQFTIELPVPARLGVQEPAAIKE; encoded by the coding sequence ATGAACCGTGCCACTCCGCCCTCTGCCGACGACGTCAATCAAAAACTGGTCGACCAGTACACCGAGATCGCGCAACTGGCCGGCGGCCTGGCGCACGAGATCAAGAACCCCCTTTCGACCATCGGCCTGAATGTCGAGCTGTTGGCCGAGGACCTGGGGGGCGACGACTCACCGAAGGCTCGCCGAGCGCTGGCCAAGATCGCCGTCGTGCAGCGTGAATGCCAAAGGCTGCAGGACCTGCTCAATGATTTCCTGGCCTTCGCTCGCGTGCGCAAACCGCGATTGGAATCGTCCGACTTGAACGAAGAGGTCCGCCGTCTTCTGAATTTCTTCCGCCCCAAGGCGGCCGAGACCAAGATCGAAGTCGTCACTTACCTGCAATCGGACTTGCCCGGCGTGCTGCTGGATCGCGAAACGTTCCAAAGCGCTCTCTTGAACCTGGTGCTTAACGCACAGCAGGCGATGCCCAAGGGGGGCCAACTCGTGATCAACACCGAGGCGACGTCGCGCGGCGTTGCCTTGCACCTGATCGACACCGGTTCCGGCATGGACGAGCGAACGCGCTCAAAAATCTTTAACGCCTTCTACACGACAAAATCGGGGGGGTCAGGCCTGGGCCTGTCGATCTCTCGGAAAATCGTGGAAGCTCACGGCGGCAAGATCCGCGTCGAGAGCGAGCTCGGCCGCGGGACACAATTTACGATCGAATTGCCCGTACCTGCGCGGTTGGGCGTGCAGGAACCTGCCGCCATCAAAGAATAG